A single genomic interval of Rhodopseudomonas palustris harbors:
- a CDS encoding DUF2007 domain-containing protein — MRELLRTNDAVLLSAVGALLDGADIDHLVLDQNMSILEGSLGVIPRRVLVHEDDLAGARRLLTDAGLANELRSDD, encoded by the coding sequence TTGCGAGAACTGCTGCGGACGAACGACGCGGTACTGCTTTCGGCGGTGGGGGCACTGCTCGACGGCGCCGACATCGACCATTTGGTGCTGGACCAGAACATGAGCATTCTCGAAGGCTCGCTCGGGGTGATCCCGCGCCGCGTTCTGGTGCACGAGGACGATCTGGCCGGCGCGCGACGGTTGCTGACCGACGCCGGGCTGGCGAACGAACTCAGGTCCGATGACTGA
- a CDS encoding tRNA1(Val) (adenine(37)-N6)-methyltransferase, whose protein sequence is MTEPVDPAAQTVTEDGFLDGRLRLRQPVTGHRAGHDAILLAASTRAKAGDRVVEFGSGVGAAGLAVARRVEGIAPLLVEIDPSLAALACDNARLNGLVAETVCLDVTGPAEAFAAAGLGPDTADAVLMNPPFHDAARHRGSPDPARQSSHLATPATLEAWVHAARRLLKSGGTLTLIWRADGLADVLGVLGRGFGSVMIQPVHGHADKPAIRILVRATKGGRAPLMLLPSLLLNDPSGHQSPMVRAVLAGEQILPLAQS, encoded by the coding sequence ATGACTGAACCGGTTGATCCGGCAGCGCAAACCGTCACCGAAGACGGCTTTCTCGACGGCCGGCTGCGGCTGCGGCAACCCGTCACCGGCCACCGCGCCGGCCATGACGCGATCCTGCTGGCGGCTTCGACCCGGGCGAAGGCAGGCGATCGGGTGGTTGAATTCGGTAGCGGGGTCGGCGCCGCAGGGCTGGCGGTCGCGCGTCGGGTCGAGGGGATTGCCCCGTTGCTGGTCGAGATCGATCCAAGCCTGGCGGCGCTGGCCTGCGACAACGCGCGCCTCAACGGTCTTGTCGCCGAAACCGTCTGCCTCGACGTCACCGGTCCGGCCGAGGCGTTCGCGGCCGCCGGGCTCGGACCCGATACGGCTGACGCGGTGCTGATGAATCCGCCGTTCCATGATGCCGCCCGGCATCGCGGTTCGCCCGATCCGGCGCGGCAGTCTTCGCATCTGGCCACCCCGGCCACGTTGGAGGCCTGGGTCCACGCGGCGCGGCGGCTGCTCAAGTCAGGCGGGACGCTGACGCTGATCTGGCGGGCAGATGGGCTTGCCGATGTTCTGGGTGTGCTCGGACGCGGCTTCGGCAGCGTGATGATTCAGCCGGTGCACGGTCATGCCGACAAGCCGGCGATCCGTATTCTGGTTCGTGCGACGAAAGGCGGGCGGGCGCCGCTGATGCTTCTTCCAAGTTTGTTGCTCAACGATCCGTCAGGGCACCAGAGCCCGATGGTGCGGGCCGTGCTCGCCGGGGAGCAGATTTTGCCGCTGGCGCAATCCTGA
- a CDS encoding S49 family peptidase — translation MSDAAISGRSEQGWLAGLGNWIPARFRRDIPVVPVVRLSGTIGAVTPLRPGLTLAGVAKLLDRAFSTRNAKAVALAINSPGGSPVQSRLIYLRIRALAAEKKLPVYAFVEDVAASGGYMIACAADEIYCDPSSILGSIGVVGGGFGFQELIRKIGVERRLYTAGERKAQLDPFLPEDPQEVARLKVLQQEIHALFIALVKESRGTRLKGEESKLFTGEYWAGATSVSLGLADSIGDLRAVLRGKFGDKVRTPLISPPTGLLANLSRKSSGAGASLDGVAALPESMITALETRAIWAKYGF, via the coding sequence ATGAGCGATGCTGCGATCAGCGGTCGCAGCGAGCAGGGCTGGCTCGCCGGTCTCGGCAACTGGATTCCGGCGCGTTTCCGACGCGACATTCCGGTGGTGCCGGTGGTGCGGCTGTCGGGCACGATCGGTGCGGTAACCCCGCTGCGGCCGGGCCTGACGCTTGCCGGAGTCGCCAAGCTGCTCGACCGCGCCTTCTCCACCCGCAACGCCAAGGCGGTGGCGCTGGCGATCAATTCGCCGGGCGGCTCGCCGGTGCAGTCGCGGCTGATCTATCTGCGCATCCGAGCGCTCGCCGCCGAGAAGAAGCTGCCAGTGTACGCATTCGTCGAGGATGTCGCGGCATCCGGCGGCTACATGATCGCCTGCGCGGCCGATGAGATCTATTGCGACCCGTCGTCGATTCTCGGTTCGATCGGTGTCGTCGGCGGCGGCTTCGGCTTTCAGGAACTGATCAGGAAAATCGGCGTCGAACGCCGGCTCTACACCGCCGGCGAGCGCAAGGCGCAGCTTGATCCGTTCCTGCCCGAAGACCCGCAGGAAGTCGCGCGGTTGAAGGTGCTGCAGCAGGAGATCCACGCGCTGTTCATCGCGCTGGTGAAGGAGAGCCGCGGCACCCGCCTGAAGGGCGAGGAGTCGAAACTGTTCACCGGCGAGTACTGGGCCGGCGCCACCTCGGTGTCGCTCGGGCTTGCTGATTCGATCGGTGATTTGCGCGCGGTGCTGCGCGGCAAGTTCGGCGACAAGGTCCGCACCCCGCTGATCTCGCCGCCGACCGGTCTGCTCGCCAACCTGTCGCGCAAATCGAGCGGTGCGGGAGCTTCGCTCGACGGCGTCGCTGCACTCCCCGAATCAATGATTACGGCGCTGGAAACGCGGGCGATCTGGGCCAAATACGGCTTTTGA
- a CDS encoding DUF4234 domain-containing protein yields the protein MPPLLVLAGSLVGIAMVRWAFRTAGRVNQELEVARATMFADADRAKLPTLRPDPVTGAYRPG from the coding sequence ATGCCGCCGCTGCTCGTATTGGCTGGAAGCCTGGTGGGCATCGCCATGGTGCGGTGGGCCTTCCGCACCGCCGGACGCGTGAATCAGGAGCTTGAGGTCGCCCGCGCGACGATGTTCGCCGACGCGGACCGCGCCAAGCTGCCGACGCTGCGGCCTGATCCGGTGACCGGCGCCTATCGGCCGGGCTGA
- a CDS encoding glycine--tRNA ligase subunit alpha has protein sequence MDPTPPHMRPERSFQGLILTLQRFWADYGCVILQPYDMEVGAGTFHPATTLRALGPKRWNAAYVQPSRRPKDGRYGENPNRLQHYYQFQVILKPSPPDIQDLYLKSLAAIGVDTALHDVRFVEDDWESPTLGAWGLGWECWCDGMEVSQFTYFQQVAGVECAPVAGELTYGLERLAMYVQGIDRVYDLNFNGRDGDDKVTYGDVFLQAEKEYSKHNFEVADTEMLFEQFKMAEAACKKYLDAGWVMSADGAKREAHAMALPAYDQCIKASHVFNLLDARGVISVTERQSYILRVRELAKACGEAWVHTEAGRAEA, from the coding sequence ATGGACCCGACGCCTCCGCACATGCGCCCGGAACGTTCGTTCCAGGGCCTGATCCTGACGCTGCAGCGCTTCTGGGCCGATTACGGCTGCGTCATCCTGCAGCCCTACGACATGGAAGTCGGCGCTGGCACCTTCCATCCGGCCACCACGCTGCGGGCGCTCGGCCCGAAGCGATGGAATGCAGCCTACGTGCAGCCGTCGCGCCGGCCGAAGGATGGCCGCTACGGCGAGAACCCGAACCGGCTGCAGCACTATTATCAGTTCCAAGTGATCCTGAAGCCGTCGCCGCCGGACATCCAGGACCTGTACCTGAAGTCGCTGGCCGCGATCGGCGTCGACACCGCGCTGCACGATGTGCGCTTCGTCGAGGATGACTGGGAGAGCCCGACGCTGGGTGCCTGGGGGCTCGGCTGGGAGTGCTGGTGCGACGGCATGGAAGTCAGCCAGTTCACCTACTTTCAGCAGGTCGCCGGCGTCGAATGCGCGCCGGTCGCCGGTGAGCTGACTTATGGGCTCGAGCGGCTGGCGATGTACGTCCAGGGCATCGACCGCGTCTACGACCTCAACTTCAACGGCCGCGACGGCGACGACAAGGTCACCTACGGCGACGTGTTCCTGCAGGCCGAGAAGGAATACTCGAAGCACAATTTCGAGGTCGCCGACACCGAGATGCTGTTCGAGCAGTTCAAGATGGCCGAGGCCGCCTGCAAGAAATATCTCGACGCCGGCTGGGTGATGTCCGCCGATGGTGCCAAGCGCGAAGCCCACGCCATGGCGCTGCCGGCCTACGACCAGTGCATCAAGGCCAGCCACGTCTTCAATCTGCTCGACGCCCGCGGCGTGATCTCCGTCACCGAACGCCAAAGCTACATCCTCCGCGTCCGCGAACTGGCGAAAGCCTGCGGCGAAGCGTGGGTACATACGGAAGCGGGACGGGCGGAAGCGTAG
- a CDS encoding endonuclease domain-containing protein, with protein MIDDRQRYFAQMMRQNPTDAERLLWQRLRHDLVLANSHFRRQVVIGPFIVDFASRGARLVIELDGGQHDEQRAADEVRSRYIEAQGYRVLRFWNNDVFGNLDGVLAEIQSALTPTPDPSPQGGGEPKPRAPRKPRRSRTRISN; from the coding sequence ATGATCGACGATCGCCAGCGGTATTTCGCGCAGATGATGCGCCAGAATCCGACGGACGCCGAGCGTTTGCTGTGGCAGCGCTTGCGGCACGACCTCGTGCTGGCAAACTCGCATTTTCGTCGGCAAGTGGTGATCGGGCCTTTCATCGTCGACTTCGCCAGCCGCGGAGCTAGGCTGGTGATCGAACTTGATGGCGGTCAGCACGATGAGCAGCGTGCCGCCGATGAAGTGCGGAGCCGCTACATCGAGGCTCAAGGCTATCGCGTGCTTCGCTTCTGGAACAACGATGTGTTCGGCAATCTCGATGGTGTTCTCGCCGAGATTCAGTCCGCGTTGACCCCCACCCCCGACCCCTCCCCGCAAGGGGGAGGGGAGCCAAAACCGCGCGCTCCCCGCAAGCCGCGCCGTTCTCGCACCAGGATTTCAAACTAA
- the glyS gene encoding glycine--tRNA ligase subunit beta, with the protein MPDLLLELFSEEIPARMQGKAADDLKRLVTDKLVAEGLVYEGAKAFATPRRLTLTVHGIPARQPDLKDERKGPKVGAPDAAVQGFLKATGLASLDEAKIQRDPKKGDFYVALIEKPGKPAIDVIAEFLPVIVRTFPWPKSMRWGARSARPGALQWVRPLHSIIATFGMETEEPDVVHFNVDGIEAGQTTRGHRFMAPDEFSVRRFEDYEAKLFAAKVVLDSARRKDIILADAKTLAQAQNYELVEDQGLLDEVSGLVEWPVALMGSFDKDFLSIPDEVIRATIRANQKCFVVADPATGKLANKFILTANIEASDGGAAITAGNERVIRARLSDAKFFYETDLKTKLEERLPKFDQIVFHEKLGTQAERIARIERLAAEIAPLVGADVEKTKRAAKLCKADLLTEVVGEFPELQGLMGKYYALAHGEDASVAAACEEHYKPQGPADRVPTDPVSIAVALADKLDTLVGFWAIDEKPTGSKDPYALRRAALGVIRLILTNQLRVKIADLVPLSALAYLIWGFHARRDFNHGGYLELVGERADGNGVTGGDWHKLPYSAYLNYDGFIDAKAELIGAAELAVINDDEEEAGYAALAELKVRLEAMEGFAGGLAFGYEDLDKEGLANYFDSRNYDSRVWKGAGKYILASLLPFFADRLKVQLRDQGARHDLVDAVFALEGQDDILMIVRRVEALAAFLATDDGKNLLAGTKRAANILRIEEKKDGRAFDGAPDASLYAQDEEKALAAAIDRAKADAVAAVAKEDFAAAMTAMAGLRPAVDAFFDKVTVNADDKAVRENRLKLLNEIRAATRAVADFSKIQD; encoded by the coding sequence ATGCCCGATCTCCTCCTCGAACTGTTCTCCGAAGAAATCCCGGCGCGGATGCAGGGGAAGGCTGCTGATGATCTGAAGCGGCTGGTCACCGACAAGCTCGTCGCCGAAGGTCTCGTTTATGAGGGCGCCAAGGCGTTTGCGACGCCGCGGCGGCTGACGTTGACGGTGCACGGCATTCCGGCGCGGCAGCCGGATCTGAAGGACGAGCGCAAGGGGCCGAAGGTCGGCGCGCCGGATGCTGCCGTGCAGGGCTTTCTCAAGGCCACTGGGCTCGCCTCTCTGGACGAAGCCAAGATCCAGCGCGATCCGAAGAAGGGCGACTTCTATGTCGCGCTGATCGAGAAGCCGGGCAAACCTGCGATCGACGTGATCGCCGAATTCCTGCCTGTCATCGTCCGCACCTTCCCGTGGCCGAAGTCGATGCGCTGGGGCGCGCGTTCGGCGAGGCCCGGCGCGCTGCAATGGGTGCGGCCGCTGCATTCGATCATCGCGACCTTCGGCATGGAAACCGAAGAGCCCGATGTGGTGCATTTCAACGTCGACGGCATCGAGGCCGGGCAGACCACGCGCGGCCATCGCTTCATGGCGCCGGATGAATTCAGCGTGCGGCGATTCGAGGACTACGAGGCCAAGCTGTTCGCCGCCAAGGTCGTACTCGATTCCGCCCGCCGCAAGGACATCATCCTGGCTGATGCGAAGACGCTGGCGCAGGCGCAGAACTACGAACTGGTCGAGGATCAGGGCCTGCTCGACGAAGTCTCCGGCCTGGTCGAATGGCCGGTCGCGCTGATGGGCTCGTTCGACAAGGACTTCCTGTCGATTCCGGACGAAGTAATCCGCGCCACCATCCGCGCCAACCAGAAGTGCTTCGTGGTCGCCGATCCCGCGACCGGCAAGCTCGCCAACAAGTTCATCCTGACGGCGAACATCGAAGCCAGCGACGGCGGCGCCGCGATCACGGCCGGCAACGAGCGCGTGATCCGCGCGCGTCTCTCGGACGCGAAGTTCTTCTACGAGACCGATCTGAAGACCAAGCTGGAAGAGCGGCTGCCGAAGTTCGACCAGATCGTGTTCCACGAAAAGCTCGGCACCCAGGCCGAGCGCATCGCCCGGATCGAGCGCTTGGCAGCGGAGATCGCGCCGCTGGTCGGCGCCGATGTCGAAAAGACCAAACGTGCCGCGAAGCTCTGCAAGGCGGACCTGCTCACTGAAGTCGTCGGCGAATTCCCCGAGCTGCAAGGGCTGATGGGCAAGTACTACGCGCTCGCCCACGGCGAGGACGCGTCCGTCGCTGCGGCGTGCGAGGAGCACTACAAGCCGCAGGGGCCGGCCGATCGCGTCCCGACCGATCCGGTCAGCATCGCGGTGGCGCTCGCTGATAAGCTCGACACGCTGGTCGGGTTCTGGGCGATCGACGAGAAGCCGACGGGGAGTAAGGATCCGTATGCGCTCAGGCGCGCGGCGTTGGGGGTGATTAGGTTGATTCTCACGAATCAACTGCGCGTAAAAATTGCCGATCTGGTTCCTCTCTCGGCGCTCGCATACCTCATCTGGGGATTCCATGCTCGTCGTGATTTCAATCACGGTGGTTACTTGGAGTTGGTCGGCGAGCGGGCAGATGGCAATGGAGTCACCGGTGGTGATTGGCATAAGCTGCCATACTCCGCGTATCTCAACTATGATGGGTTCATAGACGCTAAGGCAGAGCTAATTGGAGCTGCGGAGCTTGCTGTCATCAATGATGATGAAGAGGAGGCGGGATATGCGGCCTTGGCCGAATTGAAGGTCCGCCTTGAGGCCATGGAAGGGTTTGCCGGTGGGTTGGCGTTCGGCTATGAGGATCTCGACAAAGAAGGACTGGCGAATTACTTCGATTCTCGGAACTACGATTCTAGGGTTTGGAAGGGAGCCGGAAAGTATATCCTCGCCTCGCTTCTTCCTTTCTTCGCCGATCGCCTCAAAGTCCAGCTCCGCGATCAGGGCGCGCGGCACGACCTCGTCGATGCGGTGTTCGCGCTCGAAGGCCAGGACGACATCCTGATGATTGTCCGCCGCGTCGAGGCGCTCGCTGCGTTCCTCGCGACCGACGACGGCAAGAATCTGCTGGCCGGCACCAAGCGCGCCGCCAATATCCTGCGCATCGAGGAGAAGAAGGACGGCCGCGCGTTCGACGGCGCGCCGGACGCGTCGCTCTACGCGCAGGACGAGGAGAAGGCGCTGGCCGCTGCGATCGACCGCGCTAAGGCGGATGCCGTTGCCGCCGTCGCCAAGGAAGACTTCGCCGCGGCGATGACCGCGATGGCGGGCTTGCGGCCTGCTGTCGATGCGTTCTTCGACAAGGTCACGGTCAATGCCGACGACAAGGCCGTTCGCGAAAACCGCCTGAAGCTGCTGAACGAAATCCGCGCCGCGACGCGCGCGGTGGCGGACTTCTCGAAGATCCAGGACTAA
- a CDS encoding MgtC/SapB family protein, producing MPMIATPSVHSLALLLLLSFFLGFAFEDFFEQRKSARPGGVRTFPLLSLGGGVLYWLDPTHLVAFTGGLLVLGVWLSIFYTVHLRERDDQGERNAGLVVLLLNVHAYLLGAIALALPHWVAVGVTVTAVMLLTGRDWLHRLVRKVDTREITTAAQFLILSGVVLPLLPAEPVTPLTSITPRQVWLALTLVSALSYASYLAQRYWQRAAQGLWMAGLGGLYSSTATTVVLARQAAVSESFRRQATAGITLATGIMYLRILVVIAVFNLTLARALAVPMLGLAAVALAIAALQYLIIKAPSGEATQPSERGNPLELGAAAVFAALFVAISLASTWVKTEFGTQGIYWLAAIVGFSDIDPFVLNLAQGGTAGIGEHAVAIAVLIAASSNNVLKAAYAVAFGGRRTWPSAVVLVGLAIAGVALAAWLAKIAA from the coding sequence ATGCCGATGATCGCAACACCGTCCGTTCACAGCCTCGCACTGTTGTTGCTGCTGAGTTTCTTTCTCGGTTTCGCGTTCGAAGATTTCTTCGAACAGCGCAAATCGGCGCGGCCGGGCGGCGTCCGCACTTTTCCACTGCTATCTCTCGGCGGCGGCGTTTTGTACTGGCTCGACCCCACCCATCTGGTCGCCTTCACCGGCGGATTGCTGGTGCTCGGCGTCTGGCTGTCGATCTTCTACACCGTGCATTTGCGCGAGCGCGACGACCAGGGCGAGCGCAATGCCGGCCTCGTCGTGCTGCTGCTCAACGTTCACGCATATCTGCTCGGGGCGATCGCGCTGGCGCTGCCGCATTGGGTTGCGGTGGGCGTGACGGTGACCGCAGTGATGCTGCTGACGGGCCGCGACTGGCTGCACCGGCTGGTGCGCAAGGTCGATACGCGCGAGATCACCACCGCGGCGCAGTTTTTGATCCTCAGCGGTGTGGTGTTGCCGCTGCTGCCGGCCGAGCCGGTGACCCCGCTGACCAGCATCACGCCGCGGCAGGTGTGGCTGGCGCTGACGCTGGTGTCGGCGCTGTCCTATGCGAGCTATCTGGCGCAGCGTTATTGGCAGCGCGCAGCCCAAGGGCTGTGGATGGCCGGACTCGGCGGGCTGTATTCCTCGACCGCCACCACCGTCGTTCTGGCGCGGCAAGCCGCCGTCAGCGAGTCGTTCCGTCGCCAGGCGACGGCTGGAATCACCCTCGCGACCGGCATCATGTACCTGCGCATCCTGGTGGTGATCGCGGTGTTCAACCTGACGCTGGCGCGCGCATTGGCGGTGCCGATGCTGGGGCTCGCGGCAGTCGCTCTGGCGATCGCAGCGCTGCAATACCTCATCATCAAAGCGCCCAGCGGCGAGGCCACCCAGCCATCGGAACGTGGCAACCCGCTCGAACTCGGCGCCGCAGCGGTGTTTGCAGCCCTGTTCGTCGCGATCTCGCTGGCCTCGACCTGGGTCAAAACCGAATTCGGTACGCAGGGCATCTACTGGCTGGCGGCGATCGTCGGCTTTTCCGACATCGACCCGTTCGTGCTCAATTTGGCGCAGGGCGGCACCGCGGGCATCGGCGAACATGCAGTCGCGATCGCGGTGCTGATCGCTGCCTCGTCTAACAACGTGTTGAAGGCCGCCTATGCGGTGGCATTCGGCGGCCGCCGGACCTGGCCGAGCGCGGTGGTGCTGGTGGGGCTGGCGATCGCCGGCGTCGCGCTGGCGGCGTGGCTCGCGAAGATCGCGGCGTGA
- a CDS encoding DUF3096 domain-containing protein encodes MTITTAHIPAIVALLAGILILVMPRLLNFIVAIYLICIGLIGLGALRFLHL; translated from the coding sequence ATGACAATCACCACTGCCCACATTCCAGCCATCGTCGCGCTGCTCGCCGGTATCCTGATTCTGGTGATGCCGCGTCTGCTGAACTTCATCGTTGCGATCTATCTGATCTGCATCGGACTGATCGGTCTGGGTGCGTTGCGTTTCTTGCATCTTTAG
- the ppdK gene encoding pyruvate, phosphate dikinase produces MAKAASKKKTAPKSKSSKTARGKGAAASSARKAVAKSPPKPAKKAVSKPAAKPAAKSKAVTKPTTKTVTKAAAKPATKAATKPATKPAAKAVAKSAAKPAKKPAANVVAAPKAGKWVYTFGDGKAEGRANMRDLLGGKGANLAEMANLGLPVPPGFTIPTSVCTYFYANGKTYPKELQSQVERALDHVGKLTNKKFGDAKNPLLVSVRSGARASMPGMMDTVLNLGLNDQTVEALAEKSGDRRFAYDSYRRFITMYSDVVLGFEHHHFEEILDAYKDAKGFTLDTDLDADDWVDLVGQYKEAVARETGEDFPQDPHAQLWGAIGAVFSSWMNARAVTYRRLHDIPESWGTAVNVQAMVFGNMGETSATGVAFTRNPSTGESRLYGEFLINAQGEDVVAGIRTPQDITEHARLESGSDKPSMEMAMPEAFKELTRIYTLLEKHYRDMQDMEFTIEQGKLWMLQTRGGKRTAKAALRIAVELANEGLINRKDAVTRIEPGSLDQLLHPTIDPNAKRDVIATGLPASPGAASGEIVFSSDEAAKLHADGRKVVLVRIETSPEDIHGMHASEGILTTRGGMTSHAAVVARGMGKPCVSGCGAIRVDYGRGTMMIGNRTFKAGDIITIDGGTGQVLAGKMPMIEPELSGDFNTLMGWADEVRKLKVRVNADTPADARTAIKFGAEGIGLCRTEHMFFEETRIRTVREMILAEDEQSRRSALAKLLPMQRADFVELFEIMKGLPVTVRLLDPPLHEFLPHTQAEIEEVARAMNADPRRLADRARELAEFNPMLGFRGCRLAIAYPEIAEMQARAIFEAAVEAEKRTGEQVGLEVMVPLIATRAEFELVKARIDATAQAVNRDTGSNLKYQVGTMIELPRACLMAGDIAESAEFFSFGTNDLTQTTFGISRDDAASFLGTYIEKGIFTVDPFVSVDRDGVGELVRIGVERGRKTRAKLKVGICGEHGGDPASVAFCHEVGLDYVSCSPYRVPIARLAAAQAALGKGIASQA; encoded by the coding sequence ATGGCCAAAGCCGCTTCGAAGAAGAAGACCGCCCCGAAATCCAAGTCTTCCAAGACTGCGCGTGGAAAGGGCGCTGCCGCGTCGAGTGCGCGCAAGGCAGTGGCGAAGAGCCCGCCGAAGCCGGCCAAGAAGGCTGTTAGCAAGCCGGCCGCCAAGCCCGCTGCGAAGTCGAAAGCGGTGACCAAGCCCACCACCAAGACGGTGACCAAGGCTGCGGCCAAGCCTGCAACCAAGGCGGCCACGAAGCCCGCGACCAAACCGGCCGCGAAGGCGGTGGCCAAGTCCGCTGCCAAGCCCGCCAAGAAGCCCGCCGCCAACGTGGTGGCCGCGCCGAAGGCCGGCAAGTGGGTTTACACCTTCGGCGACGGCAAGGCTGAAGGCCGCGCCAACATGCGCGACCTGCTCGGCGGCAAGGGCGCCAACCTCGCCGAGATGGCCAATCTCGGCCTGCCGGTGCCTCCGGGCTTCACCATTCCGACCTCGGTCTGCACCTACTTCTACGCCAACGGCAAAACCTATCCGAAGGAGCTGCAGTCGCAGGTCGAGCGCGCGCTCGATCACGTCGGCAAGCTCACCAACAAGAAGTTCGGCGACGCCAAGAACCCGCTGTTGGTGTCGGTGCGCTCCGGCGCCCGCGCCTCGATGCCGGGCATGATGGACACCGTGCTCAACCTCGGCCTCAACGACCAGACGGTCGAAGCGCTGGCCGAGAAGTCGGGCGACCGCCGCTTCGCCTATGACAGCTATCGCCGTTTCATCACGATGTACTCGGACGTGGTGCTCGGCTTCGAGCACCATCACTTCGAGGAAATCCTCGACGCCTATAAGGACGCCAAGGGCTTCACGCTCGACACCGATCTCGATGCCGACGACTGGGTCGATCTGGTCGGCCAGTACAAGGAAGCCGTGGCGCGCGAGACCGGCGAGGACTTCCCGCAGGATCCGCACGCCCAGCTGTGGGGCGCGATCGGCGCGGTGTTCTCGTCGTGGATGAATGCCCGCGCGGTGACCTACCGCCGCCTGCACGACATTCCGGAATCCTGGGGCACCGCCGTCAACGTCCAGGCGATGGTGTTCGGCAACATGGGTGAGACCTCGGCGACCGGCGTCGCCTTCACCCGCAACCCGTCGACCGGCGAAAGCCGTCTGTACGGCGAATTCCTGATCAATGCGCAGGGTGAGGACGTCGTCGCCGGCATCCGCACCCCGCAGGACATCACCGAGCACGCCCGCCTCGAATCCGGCTCCGACAAGCCGTCGATGGAAATGGCGATGCCGGAGGCGTTCAAGGAGCTGACCCGGATCTATACCCTGCTTGAGAAGCACTACCGCGACATGCAGGACATGGAGTTCACGATCGAGCAGGGCAAGCTCTGGATGCTGCAGACCCGCGGCGGCAAGCGCACCGCCAAGGCGGCGCTGCGGATCGCGGTCGAGCTCGCCAACGAAGGCCTGATCAATCGCAAGGACGCCGTGACCCGGATCGAGCCCGGCTCGCTCGACCAGCTGCTGCATCCGACCATCGACCCGAATGCCAAGCGCGACGTGATCGCCACCGGCCTGCCGGCCTCGCCCGGCGCCGCCTCCGGCGAGATCGTGTTCTCGTCGGATGAGGCCGCCAAGCTGCACGCCGACGGCCGCAAGGTCGTGCTGGTGCGCATCGAGACCAGCCCGGAAGACATCCACGGCATGCACGCCTCGGAAGGCATCCTCACCACCCGCGGCGGCATGACCTCGCACGCCGCCGTGGTGGCGCGCGGCATGGGCAAGCCCTGCGTCTCCGGCTGCGGCGCGATCCGCGTCGATTACGGCCGCGGCACCATGATGATCGGCAACCGCACCTTCAAGGCGGGCGACATCATCACCATCGACGGCGGTACCGGCCAGGTGCTGGCCGGCAAGATGCCGATGATCGAGCCGGAACTGTCGGGTGACTTCAACACGCTGATGGGTTGGGCCGACGAAGTCCGCAAGCTCAAGGTCCGCGTCAATGCCGACACCCCGGCGGACGCCCGCACCGCGATCAAGTTCGGTGCCGAAGGCATCGGCCTGTGCCGCACCGAGCACATGTTCTTCGAAGAGACCCGCATCCGCACCGTGCGCGAGATGATCCTCGCCGAAGACGAGCAGTCTCGGCGCTCCGCGCTCGCCAAGCTGCTGCCGATGCAGCGCGCCGACTTCGTCGAGCTGTTCGAGATCATGAAGGGCCTGCCGGTGACGGTACGCCTGCTCGATCCGCCGCTGCACGAGTTCCTGCCGCACACCCAGGCGGAGATCGAGGAAGTGGCGCGGGCGATGAACGCCGATCCGCGCCGGCTCGCCGATCGCGCCCGCGAGCTCGCCGAGTTCAATCCGATGCTCGGCTTCCGCGGCTGCCGTCTTGCGATCGCCTATCCGGAGATCGCCGAGATGCAGGCCCGCGCGATCTTCGAGGCCGCGGTCGAGGCCGAGAAGCGCACCGGCGAGCAGGTCGGTCTCGAAGTGATGGTGCCGCTGATCGCGACCCGCGCCGAGTTCGAGCTGGTGAAGGCCCGGATCGATGCCACCGCGCAGGCGGTGAACCGCGATACCGGCAGCAATCTGAAGTACCAGGTCGGCACCATGATCGAGCTGCCGCGCGCCTGCCTGATGGCCGGTGACATCGCCGAAAGCGCCGAGTTCTTCTCGTTCGGCACCAACGACCTGACCCAGACGACGTTCGGCATCAGCCGCGACGACGCCGCCAGCTTCCTCGGCACCTATATCGAAAAGGGCATCTTCACGGTCGACCCGTTCGTGTCGGTGGACCGCGACGGCGTCGGCGAGCTGGTCCGGATCGGCGTCGAGCGCGGCCGCAAGACTCGCGCCAAGCTCAAGGTCGGCATCTGCGGCGAACACGGCGGCGACCCGGCGTCGGTGGCGTTCTGCCACGAGGTCGGCCTCGACTACGTGTCGTGCTCGCCGTATCGCGTGCCGATCGCGCGGCTCGCCGCGGCGCAGGCCGCGCTCGGCAAGGGCATCGCCAGCCAGGCGTAA